A genomic segment from Neobacillus sp. YX16 encodes:
- a CDS encoding class I SAM-dependent methyltransferase, whose protein sequence is MSRIINYYNQFDEWGRLDREPIEFQVNWHYIKKYLPKTGYILDNGAGPGKYSMKLAREGYTVTLTDLTPRLVEIAESNAQELNISGQFRGFYKADARDLSMIHDEQFDASIMLGPMYHLQEENDRILAVKELHRVTKRNGMVFVAFMPRIKHILTSLLYPENWKPNDKMDNIQHFSQSGCFNHQDEGRFTGAYYFNINEIKPFMEAQGFESVELIGSNIGSVLTNAQWKYWREKGEHEWEKVIDLLIEKANDPYILGNSSHILYIGRKG, encoded by the coding sequence ATGAGCAGAATTATTAATTATTACAATCAGTTTGATGAATGGGGCCGACTTGATCGAGAACCAATTGAATTCCAAGTAAATTGGCACTATATAAAAAAATACCTACCAAAAACCGGTTATATACTAGATAATGGCGCTGGACCTGGTAAATATTCCATGAAGCTGGCTAGAGAAGGATATACGGTAACACTGACGGATTTAACACCAAGACTTGTCGAGATTGCAGAAAGCAATGCACAGGAACTTAACATAAGCGGACAATTTAGAGGCTTTTATAAGGCTGATGCTAGAGATTTATCAATGATTCATGATGAGCAGTTTGACGCTTCAATCATGCTAGGTCCGATGTATCACTTACAAGAGGAAAATGACCGTATTCTGGCGGTAAAAGAGTTACATAGAGTGACGAAAAGAAATGGTATGGTTTTTGTTGCGTTTATGCCGAGAATCAAACATATTCTGACATCCCTTTTATATCCTGAAAATTGGAAACCAAATGATAAAATGGACAATATCCAACATTTTTCGCAATCAGGTTGTTTTAACCATCAAGACGAGGGACGATTCACTGGTGCTTATTACTTCAATATTAATGAAATCAAACCATTCATGGAGGCACAAGGTTTTGAAAGTGTAGAATTAATTGGTTCAAATATCGGATCGGTTTTAACAAATGCGCAATGGAAGTATTGGAGAGAAAAAGGAGAACATGAGTGGGAAAAGGTCATAGACTTGCTGATTGAAAAAGCAAACGATCCTTACATCCTGGGCAACTCCTCTCACATCCTATACATTGGAAGGAAAGGGTGA
- a CDS encoding dihydrofolate reductase family protein, with product MSNQSKLVFYGAISLDGYLARENHELDWLFGTEGEEETGYQEFYESVDIILMGRNTYDQISILSPDKFPYEGKPCYVFSRTLTGSIEHVTFINEDIVGFTQSLKEQEGKRIWIVGGGDVLQHLLQAKIVDEFIIQIAPTIIGRGIPLFVEGDRENELTLVDVRRYKQFAELQYQVK from the coding sequence ATGAGCAATCAAAGCAAGTTGGTATTTTACGGGGCAATCAGTTTGGATGGCTACTTAGCACGTGAAAACCATGAATTGGATTGGTTATTTGGAACCGAGGGGGAAGAAGAAACAGGATATCAGGAATTTTATGAAAGTGTCGACATCATTCTAATGGGAAGAAATACGTATGATCAAATCTCCATTCTGTCACCAGATAAATTCCCGTATGAGGGGAAGCCATGTTATGTTTTTTCGCGCACATTGACTGGCTCGATTGAACATGTAACGTTTATTAATGAGGATATAGTCGGTTTTACTCAATCCTTGAAGGAGCAGGAGGGAAAAAGGATTTGGATTGTGGGCGGGGGAGATGTGCTGCAGCACCTTCTTCAGGCAAAAATTGTGGATGAGTTCATCATTCAAATTGCCCCAACCATTATCGGCCGGGGTATCCCATTGTTTGTGGAGGGGGACCGAGAAAACGAACTCACGCTAGTTGATGTTCGACGGTACAAGCAATTTGCGGAATTGCAGTATCAGGTTAAGTGA
- a CDS encoding CBO0543 family protein has translation MSAQTEALNKLIKEQREGAKQWLHYWQEFSAFDTWQFWFHVIMFVTPLIILLCAMDWKRAFQLGFYGFNVHVWFTYFDDFGTTQALWTYPYKMIPFISHSVGLDASLVPVLFILVYQWTTKHNKNYYIYTLLLSLFLSFILKPIFVMHHLFKFNSWANYFHLFLTYIIVIVLSKVITDFFMFMQKKAQEIANQVEPAKKGRRSKFR, from the coding sequence ATGAGTGCTCAAACTGAGGCTTTAAATAAGTTAATTAAAGAACAACGTGAGGGAGCAAAGCAATGGCTGCATTATTGGCAGGAGTTTTCTGCCTTTGATACGTGGCAATTTTGGTTTCATGTGATTATGTTTGTGACCCCGCTAATCATTCTTCTTTGTGCAATGGACTGGAAAAGGGCATTCCAGTTAGGCTTTTATGGATTTAATGTACATGTTTGGTTTACCTACTTTGATGATTTTGGTACAACTCAAGCGCTTTGGACATATCCTTATAAAATGATTCCCTTTATCTCCCACAGTGTCGGATTGGACGCCTCACTGGTCCCGGTATTGTTCATATTGGTGTACCAATGGACGACAAAACATAATAAAAATTATTACATTTATACACTGTTATTAAGTTTGTTTCTCTCATTTATTCTAAAACCTATCTTTGTCATGCATCATTTGTTCAAATTCAACTCATGGGCAAATTACTTTCACCTGTTCTTGACCTATATCATTGTTATCGTCCTATCGAAGGTGATTACCGATTTCTTCATGTTCATGCAAAAAAAAGCGCAAGAGATAGCAAATCAGGTGGAGCCAGCAAAGAAGGGTAGAAGAAGCAAGTTTAGATGA
- a CDS encoding putative quinol monooxygenase produces the protein MEVEKFGIYGKLIAKEGERERLTTILLEAAESMQNLDECELYLVSVAPEDPNSVYVYEVWSSESAHQGSLTLESTQTLIQRAKPILAGMERISTLVPRGGKGM, from the coding sequence ATGGAAGTGGAGAAATTCGGGATATACGGTAAGTTGATTGCAAAAGAGGGCGAACGGGAAAGGCTGACAACTATTCTTTTAGAAGCCGCGGAATCAATGCAGAACCTAGATGAATGTGAGTTATATCTTGTTAGCGTGGCACCTGAAGATCCTAACTCTGTGTATGTTTATGAGGTGTGGAGCAGCGAGAGCGCCCATCAAGGCTCACTAACACTGGAATCCACACAAACCCTGATTCAGCGGGCGAAACCGATCCTTGCTGGAATGGAAAGGATATCGACGCTTGTTCCTAGAGGCGGAAAAGGAATGTAA
- a CDS encoding AarF/UbiB family protein, protein MKTRNKLVRMSKVLSMAFVIFLQIYWYKLRRKPKAEWEKLWGNIGERYRNTLFELEGLLIKVGQFLSTRADLLPKAFISQIEDLTDKVPPSDWSEIEKILENQWGKSLHENFLSIEKTAIASASIGEVYKGVLKDGTEVAIKVKRPYIDSIVQTDFRVLAIIIWFADHLVPIPKGFINFKVLYQELKQVIERELDYTMELDTILFFRERLKDMDIVKIPSVYSELSTPNVLVMEWVEGIRLTDIEGLEQVTVSRQELAQRLIKVFLPQWLEPGKFHADPHPGNVLVSRDGKIILLDFGMIGEISKKDAAHFQNLIESFLSKNYSKAVDCLSQLGFLLPEADSRTMEKLLAELISFEPDQLKQMDLLAFKKEMNDTIQALPIQVPTRFVFLGRSFVTVEGIIRNLAPEADLMDLAKPVFLEWLNKQGNNKWSLIWQWIQSQPVFKIFHSVTEFLNAPQRLEDLKELEQRRQFQFMIYENNKKHFFQLLILGIIGMAAGTYTSHSLILNLSAGGTAVALVGYYMCGHKQKKWMKYMHEKRRE, encoded by the coding sequence TTGAAAACGAGAAATAAGCTGGTCCGAATGTCAAAGGTGCTTTCGATGGCTTTTGTGATCTTCCTGCAAATATACTGGTATAAACTTCGCCGAAAACCGAAAGCGGAGTGGGAAAAACTTTGGGGAAATATTGGTGAACGGTATCGTAATACCCTATTTGAATTAGAAGGCTTATTGATTAAAGTCGGACAATTTTTGAGCACACGGGCTGATTTGCTGCCGAAAGCATTTATCAGTCAAATTGAAGATCTGACAGATAAAGTTCCGCCGTCTGACTGGAGTGAGATTGAGAAAATTCTAGAAAACCAATGGGGAAAGTCTCTTCATGAAAACTTTCTTTCCATCGAAAAAACAGCGATTGCCTCCGCCTCAATTGGAGAAGTGTATAAAGGTGTCCTGAAGGATGGGACAGAGGTTGCGATTAAAGTTAAACGGCCATATATCGACAGCATTGTCCAAACAGATTTCCGAGTTTTAGCGATTATCATTTGGTTTGCCGACCATCTCGTGCCGATTCCCAAAGGATTTATAAACTTTAAAGTCCTCTATCAGGAACTTAAACAAGTAATTGAACGAGAACTTGACTATACAATGGAACTCGATACCATCTTGTTTTTTAGAGAACGGTTGAAGGATATGGATATCGTCAAAATCCCTTCTGTTTACTCAGAGCTTAGTACACCCAATGTCCTGGTGATGGAGTGGGTAGAGGGGATTCGGCTCACCGATATCGAGGGATTGGAACAGGTTACAGTCAGTCGCCAAGAGCTGGCTCAAAGGCTGATTAAGGTTTTTCTTCCTCAATGGCTGGAGCCTGGAAAGTTCCATGCAGACCCACATCCCGGGAATGTTCTAGTTTCAAGGGACGGGAAGATCATTCTACTCGACTTTGGAATGATTGGCGAGATTAGCAAAAAAGATGCCGCTCATTTTCAAAATTTAATTGAAAGCTTTCTTTCAAAAAATTATTCCAAAGCGGTGGATTGTTTATCCCAACTAGGATTCTTGCTACCGGAGGCGGATTCTAGAACAATGGAGAAGCTTTTGGCAGAGTTGATCTCCTTCGAACCGGATCAATTAAAGCAAATGGATTTGCTTGCCTTTAAAAAGGAGATGAACGATACCATCCAAGCGCTTCCGATTCAGGTTCCAACAAGATTTGTCTTTTTAGGAAGATCATTCGTTACGGTCGAAGGGATTATCCGTAATCTTGCTCCTGAAGCAGATCTGATGGACTTAGCTAAACCGGTTTTTCTCGAGTGGTTGAACAAACAAGGGAATAATAAATGGTCCTTAATCTGGCAATGGATTCAGTCACAGCCTGTTTTTAAAATTTTCCATTCGGTAACGGAATTCCTAAATGCCCCCCAAAGGCTGGAAGATTTAAAAGAACTCGAACAAAGAAGACAATTTCAATTTATGATTTATGAAAATAATAAAAAGCATTTCTTTCAGTTACTCATACTTGGAATCATCGGAATGGCAGCGGGTACCTATACTTCTCACTCGCTCATTTTGAACCTGTCAGCCGGAGGAACCGCTGTCGCTTTGGTCGGGTATTATATGTGCGGCCATAAACAGAAGAAATGGATGAAGTACATGCATGAGAAAAGAAGAGAATAA
- a CDS encoding cytoplasmic protein, translated as MENQFREAQQFTSRHRKDLERDQVCGCFHCLKIFSPAEITEWVDDDDTALCPYCWIDSVIGVSSGFPITDKFLKEMHKMWF; from the coding sequence TTGGAAAATCAATTTAGAGAAGCACAACAGTTTACCAGTAGGCACCGAAAGGATTTAGAAAGGGACCAGGTATGTGGGTGCTTCCATTGCTTGAAAATTTTTAGTCCTGCTGAGATTACGGAGTGGGTGGACGATGATGACACAGCGCTCTGCCCTTATTGCTGGATTGATTCGGTGATTGGCGTGAGCTCTGGTTTTCCGATTACAGATAAGTTCTTAAAGGAAATGCATAAGATGTGGTTCTAG
- a CDS encoding DinB family protein, whose protein sequence is MEKLLEEYRFGYQLLRMAIDGLSEEALRFKPEANKWSIHQILIHVADSELVSTQRMKKVLSEEAPLLMSFDQDAWADTLEYEKLDREQHLHLFNLLRSSMLPILEQLPAQKWERVGIYADAGPFTLKQLLEYRVEHVWGHLAQIASVREAYQQSKI, encoded by the coding sequence ATGGAGAAATTGCTTGAAGAGTATCGTTTTGGATATCAGTTGCTGAGGATGGCCATCGATGGATTGTCTGAGGAAGCGCTTCGTTTTAAGCCTGAAGCTAACAAATGGAGCATTCATCAGATTCTCATCCATGTGGCAGATTCCGAATTGGTCTCAACCCAGAGGATGAAAAAGGTTTTGTCGGAGGAGGCTCCGCTTTTGATGTCATTTGACCAGGATGCATGGGCGGATACGTTGGAGTATGAAAAGCTAGACCGCGAACAACATCTTCATCTGTTTAATTTGCTGCGCTCCAGCATGCTGCCTATTCTGGAGCAGCTGCCGGCACAAAAATGGGAACGGGTAGGGATATATGCTGACGCTGGTCCATTCACTCTTAAACAATTACTAGAATACCGAGTTGAACATGTCTGGGGACATCTCGCCCAGATTGCAAGCGTAAGGGAAGCTTATCAGCAGAGTAAAATTTAA
- a CDS encoding DUF3889 domain-containing protein → MKKLIICLSILFCSTLTTPFHFDHSAHAQQKPIPPYAKWSVLAMDKTKEKYPNAKVVDFLYVGRTRGQQTSTERFKFWLKDNQKEFGVYVNIEFNNETQQVTNVTYQETTR, encoded by the coding sequence ATGAAAAAGCTGATAATATGCCTATCGATACTTTTTTGTTCAACCCTTACCACCCCATTTCACTTCGACCACTCTGCACATGCGCAACAGAAACCGATACCTCCGTATGCGAAGTGGAGTGTTTTGGCGATGGATAAAACGAAGGAAAAGTATCCGAATGCCAAGGTTGTCGATTTTCTCTATGTTGGAAGAACTCGTGGACAGCAAACTTCAACTGAGCGATTCAAATTTTGGCTAAAAGATAATCAAAAGGAATTCGGTGTTTATGTAAATATTGAATTTAACAATGAAACCCAACAAGTCACGAACGTGACTTATCAGGAAACCACTAGATAA
- a CDS encoding serine hydrolase domain-containing protein, whose translation MFQKLISYVEHIKERNHSSGAALVIMKENQIVLEHYSGYHSNTAHSRPIDENTQFNIASARKSYLGLVIAYALYEGKMNSLDDLAAEYFENFNHELLGKTTIRHLVTHCHGLHQRADGTIFREFEPGEGWAYRGINVVMMTELVNRLYGKSFPQLLEEGVFKPLGLKETAWQTEPNEKMVQVIDDPNEPASYTVGRTKDGMESNLHTTAREFARWGNLHLNNGMKIVPEEVIQLATQVQSLRYKNKDLPQNGLFWYVQGTPALKSELGERVPKGSYQILGITGPTLLVIPEYNIVVAKMYNKRYNYGGSNYLHYLREFSNIVADTFRRF comes from the coding sequence ATTTTTCAAAAATTAATATCGTATGTAGAGCATATAAAAGAACGTAATCATAGCAGTGGAGCAGCACTCGTGATCATGAAAGAAAACCAAATTGTCTTAGAACACTATAGCGGCTATCATTCCAACACAGCCCATTCTCGTCCCATTGATGAAAACACCCAGTTTAATATAGCTTCTGCGAGAAAAAGTTACTTAGGGTTAGTTATAGCTTATGCTCTTTATGAAGGCAAAATGAATAGCTTGGATGACCTTGCAGCGGAGTACTTTGAAAATTTCAATCATGAACTGCTGGGGAAAACAACGATAAGGCATTTGGTTACCCATTGTCACGGTTTGCACCAAAGGGCGGATGGAACGATTTTTCGCGAGTTTGAGCCTGGTGAAGGATGGGCATATAGAGGGATTAACGTTGTTATGATGACAGAACTAGTAAACAGGCTTTATGGAAAAAGTTTTCCTCAACTCCTGGAAGAAGGAGTGTTCAAGCCATTAGGATTGAAGGAGACGGCTTGGCAAACGGAACCTAATGAAAAAATGGTCCAGGTCATTGATGATCCCAACGAGCCCGCTTCCTATACAGTAGGCCGTACGAAGGATGGAATGGAATCAAACCTGCACACCACTGCCCGTGAGTTTGCACGATGGGGAAATCTTCATTTGAACAATGGAATGAAGATTGTACCTGAAGAAGTGATTCAATTGGCCACTCAAGTTCAAAGTCTACGTTATAAAAATAAAGATTTGCCACAAAACGGATTATTTTGGTATGTCCAAGGCACGCCCGCTCTAAAAAGTGAATTGGGTGAAAGAGTGCCTAAAGGTTCGTACCAAATACTAGGCATTACCGGGCCAACGCTATTAGTGATTCCAGAATACAACATCGTCGTCGCAAAAATGTACAATAAAAGATATAACTACGGGGGAAGCAATTACCTTCATTACTTAAGGGAATTTAGTAACATAGTGGCTGACACTTTTAGAAGGTTTTAG